The following is a genomic window from Aricia agestis chromosome 20, ilAriAges1.1, whole genome shotgun sequence.
aaatctgCCAAGCAAAAatcgcgccgatgcgccccggcacagtgtgcgatacgtgcatccgcttccatacaaattgtatggaggcggatttttgcgatgcgccccggcacgctgagccccggcacggcccgtctcagtgtgctcactccttaagaaACAATTAGACCTTATAAAACGATTTGTCGAATGCGCTTTTAtgtctttatttaattaacaatGTACCCAACAatgacccggcaaacattgttttgccatataaattattttcaattctcaggcctaacgaattgcctaaaaataaataacataccaaacattaaaatcggttgagccgtttttgaGGAGTTTGAGCACTAACACgccacgagaattttatatattaaattttatttactcaCTTTAAAGtagtatgttttatttgtagtgtCTTTATCATTGTCTTTATTTTAGCAGTTTATGTCATAAGAGTTTCCAAATACATTagtccaatccagtaatccagtATGAGCAAACgagtacctataataataacccccacaccggtttcggtgacggtggccggtttcctGAAACCTGGCCAGGTACGcagcagtaattttatagtgcccaagtgtgtacgcagtacacaagagcactctctattcctttactctcataacccagtggaacggaagaccgacacgttCAGGCcacaggcgcaggaccgacttttttgcccatccgacgcatggatcatcttacttgtcagacaatcaggtgatcagcctgcattgtcctaaccaaacttgaaaataacatgtttctaacgcgggaatcgaacccacgatctccgagtcaagagccacgctcttagccactggaccacagaggcgttTAACGAAACAAACGAGTACCTAGCCATAATCTTTGTTGTACTCTATTATTTCAAGCACAAATTTTTACTTCTGATTTGTAGTGCCTATAAGAATTAGAATTCAGAAGTAATAATTACATGACACTTTTTATTCTATTATCTATATTCATACTAGAATAGAAGCCAAAATACCAACAAGACATATAAGAGTATGACATGGTATTTCCCCTACAGAATATAAGGGGAATCCCAGCGCGCCATATTATCCCATCCCTTATTTATGGACTATGACTGTCCGGCGATgctgtatattttaatttttaatttttatagttcAGGTTACAATAGGCTCTTTCAATCCAAGTACTGTTAAGAAGATTACCTATTGTTTAAGGtatcaattaaataacttttttgtcGCTTcgttagaacataatattgttacatgaCTTTAACCTTTTTTGTtagacttttttatatttttaatatgtggTCTAGATTTCATATTTTggtgttttattttctttcaacataagtagaatttaattttattacatagaaTATGAACAAGTGATGCATCTATttgtaaaaaatcataatattctgcgtatatatttaattttaacaattatttgtAATTTCATCGTTGCGGCagtaagttaaattaaaaattttatttaacagtcacattttttttaatgaaataagggggcaaacgagcaaacgggtcacctgatggaaagcaacttccgtcgcccatggacactcgcagcatcagaagagctgcaggtgcgttgccggccttaggggattgggcttccggtaaactcactcactcggcgaaacacagcgcaagcgctgtttcacgccggttttctgtgagaacgtggtatttctccggtcgagccggcccattcgtgccgaagcatggctcttccacgtataaaaatattataatatttataataattaagtagtgTTTTCTTATAAGTCTTAATCAAACTTATAAGTACTTTTAccactatttagtaatctgtatTCTGTACTTACACTAATTTAaagcttaatttaaattaatcgacAATACGTCTAAACCAATTAATTGATACCAATTTAATTAAAGCTATATAAATACGCTATTTTCAACCTTAATGCCATACACATAAAGAACTCATATTAAACATATGAGATGAGTATGTTGCGAGCTTTTTCATAGCTATAAAAACAGAATGTCGTTTAAAAAAGCTGCAGTGTGCGTCGTTCATCGGAAGCGGCAATATGAATTTGGtaatttttttgtagtttttggTAGAAAATTTGGTACAAAAGTTGGGTAGGGGAAAGTGAAGTTATGTTTGGTACAAAAGTTGGAGTTTGGTAGGAGAGTTTGGGAAGTGCCTGTGGAAATTGTGAAAGTGTATGAATAGTGCTTTTCGTGTGCTTCGATATGAACTAGCCTATTCCTATATTCAAGTGGAGGTGGCCTCACAGAAACCTGGCGTGAAAGCGTTTCGTTTCTTGTAGTGTGTACGCAGGGGTTGGGAATTCTGAATACCGGGATTTTTAATATGATCTCTATTGTCGGGGATACCTAAATTAGATgttttgtgaaaatataataattaataataatttgtgatTTGCACGAGAACTTTACACTTTTTGTCTTTGGGatacctgcctgcctagcatacgccaacgagatatctcactctcgagataataaaaaaatactcatctcataatgtcaaaatctcgacaatatctcgacaaaactctataaaaatgtgttatttcgatgatagatctacgcgagaaaaaatgtttgtcatgctagggtcaatagagatgaagagacaaaccattaaacatcgagaaaacatgtagagtgagatctcgttggcgtatgctaggcacgCCGAATAGGAAATACGTCTGCCCTTTTGGTGGTTTTGTTCAATAGGaaagatattatataaattgcTTACCGAGCTTTTACCCTATAAGCTCGTCCTGGCTACATGCAAAAGTTTACATAAACATGCATGATGCATTCATTTTAAAAACtaatgtctagactctagtgtcTAGCGTTATTATCAGTTGTGAGATTAGTATGTAATAAtctattttattcataaacatTACGATAACTGCATaaatcaatataaaattattttctagtcCATTATAAATACCGAAACCGTTTCACTAGATCGAGATATTAtaggacgacctctgtggctcaatgggttgagtgtgtggcaggcGGCAGCTCAAaccgggttcgaatcccgccgacggaacaaaaagttttcaatgtttccaGGTTTGGATGtgcattaaatataataaataataaataataataaaaaaaaataataaaaatgttttattcttcaCACAACAGGAACTTACAAGATAATtaggtacatgaaatattatatatactcaATAGCTAAATCTTTGTGTGAACTGGAGCCTAAACTAGGTGACCCTGTATTTCAGGACTTCAGGTTCCACCCGCAGAtacaaaatatgtgtatgatataataaaaatcttaaatatacatatattgtatagtataaaagtattaaatataatatttccgttatctggtacctgtaaaaaaaaatatatataattatttagtatagacttgagacatattttttttaatgtcaagAAAGGAAAAGcttttttatgcaaaatataCTAACTATTCATGTTTGTGTTTGAATATCTATAGGGATATGTGGgctttaagtaaaaaaatattgtttccttTCAGGTGGTCATAGCCGCGTGCTTCGCGGTCTGTCAGGGTGCGAAGCTGAACCGAGGGTATCTACCACCGGAGTCAGCGAAAACAGCCGGCGGTGATGGAGACATCCTCCAAACACCCTTCAGATCCCAAGAACCACTCCAGGACAAGAGCCTACCCACACGCCTTCCAGTAGGAAGCTACGTCAACGAATTCGAAGGTGTGGTGATCGACGCAGACTCAGCTGGCACCAGAGCGACACATTCCGGTCTGGGTAACCCCAGAGAGACATACGGATCCACTGACTCCAAAGTTGGTGAAGCTGCGTTCAGGGAGAGCATTTTGAATGCAAATAAAGGTGTAAACAAACAAGGTGGACAAAATGTGCCACCAAATGTAAACGCAAATAATGCAAAAAACAAACAACATGGTCATGTATTACCAAATGTGGCTGGAGTGAGACAGCCTCTATTACAACCAGGAGGACATCAAATACCAGTGCTGGAAGCGGAAAGATTCCACGCATCAAGGGATCGCGCATCCAACATAATCAATTACCAAAACGATATAGGTATAACAGATTTTAACTACGCCTTCCAAACGGACAACGGGATTTCTGCGGCGGAAATCGGCATGGCGATGGATGGGGTAAAGTCTAAAGGTGGTTACTCCTATACTGGTGATGATGGGCAGGTGTATACCATCTCGTATACAGCAGATGAAGCCGGGTATAGACCCCAGGGTTCACATATACCGACCCCACCGCCTATACCCGCAGAGATTTTGAAGGCTCTGGAGCAGAATGCCAAGGACGAAGCTGCTGGCATTGTTGATGAcggtaagttttttttcttaattatcgTTAAAATATGTTGAATTCGTCAATAAGGTAAATAGAGGTTTCCCGgtggtttttattaaaaactatcaaagttattcacagttaatattttttttacaagaatacaatttttatattcaGTCAAATTAAGAGaaaagtcattttttttttaatgaaataagggggcaaacgagcaaacgggtcacctgatggaaagcaacttccgtcgcccatggacactcgcagcatcagaagagctgcaagtgcgttgccggccttttaagagggaatagggtaataggggagggtagggaagggaagggaagggaatagttgagggtagggaagggaatagggtattgggcctccggtaaactcactcactcggcgaaacacagcgcaagcgctgtttcacgtcggttttctgtgagaacgtggtatttatccggtcgagccggcccattcgtgccgaagcatggctctcccacgtaaaatttaaatttaatttaaattaaatcagtagtttatagtacgggagccctagaacatttttactattactatcaagctaattttttgtgagtagcttcgttTCGATAAGGCGaactacatttttatttgcgaaaaattttgaaagtggtaggcggtagctaacagaaatcgAAAGAATTTTATagtttgacttgatggtcctaaaatattatggattgttctatttgtagggcaatgttaaattaagtatataactattaacctatcaatatacaaaaaatcagcttgttagggttccgtttcagggttcagtagtcaaccaagttttgttgattacagaaccctataacggaaccctaacaagcagattttttgGATATTGATAGACTAATAGtcatttaatttaagagtaacattttcctacaaataaaacagtccatattttaggaccatcaattctaAGTATGAAATCGTTTCTATCTCttttagctaccactttttttctctaataaaaatgttgttcgtcttatcaaaatgaagttactcacaaaaaattaatcCTCCCGTAGTACTCCCGTACTGTtactaaaacataattaattcACAATGAACATTAACAAGcaaaaatgattatttttatatataatagctgttgcccgcgacttcgtccgcgtggacttcagtttatagcgcgcgatgtcaacaaaattggtgtcaaaagcttttataaaaaaaccctggtaccccttaaatcaatacagttgtgcagtgtgcacacaataagtatttcatttttttatattaaactttatactttatgccaaattttaaagcttatttagccctccaattacacagctttacccataaactatttatcattgatagatttaaggttacgtcactgcagataaagtactgagttatttaataccgtagaatagatataacaatcgaaaaaaatcgtaacttaaaaagatgataccacgtcttatagaaagacttttgagcaagcgtcagcgcgatgtagaagacgcacggcgccatctattatgaattgttggaactaacttaatttgaacaaatttacgcattttcacccccttacaacccttttttccagtaaaaaagtagcctatgtcctttctcaggctttagactatctgtatacaaaatttcattacaatcggttcggaagttttggcgtttggcgtgaaagcgagactgacagacagacagacagacagagatacttttggcgtttggcgtgaaagcgagactgacagacagacagacagacagagatactttcgcatttataatattagtatagattatgtgcacactgcatagctgtttttgggtattttgattaattaagggccgcgctacaccggaagcacttaccagggtattaaaaagtttttaaatttgacacaaattttgttgacaccgcgcgctataaactaaagtccacgcggacgtagtcgcgggcaacagctagtattatacataaaatatgtttaagatttttgaaattttattttaatacacatccaagacccaggaacattgaaaactttttgttccgcctgcgggactcgaacccaggacccccgggatgagcgctggccacgcgcaatgcgaattcattttcatcgaaattttcatggaaataagatattttcccacatcaaaatgtagcctatgtcctttctcagactctagaataactgtatacaaaatttcattgcaatcggttcagtagttttggcgtgaaagcaagacagacagacagacagacagacagacagagatactttcgcatttataatattagtatggataagcaagaaggaatattttggtagatttttcacacaattattaacacttaatacggttcccttttttctcccattaaatatagcctatattcagcagaaatagtgtggattaaaaaatatgcattaatacttctatcgtgcatcggcatcgtgggtatcgcagacacaatagatcttcaattgttatgctggcagccggctgccgctattggagatttatagttaaagaaattaattaattataatagcaatcaaaaataatagtcattcaaaacttattttaaaaagttctaaaaatattactttcgtagtcataacttttaaagcttttttgaaattaggattataataatgaagcacgatagtctatatcaaatcaataaagcagcacccggctgtcgcataactattgaaaatctattgtgtctgcgattcccacgatcgaggtaatatttacgtggactctccgggcgagtctgtggcactgataattaaatctctcccctaccgcacgcacacccgcgcatcgcgccttgacgcccaattcgcaacgtgcagcagaaatcgtaatattttaatttcgccataacattaaaaccaaacgtccaattttaatcattcaaagaccgaatattatctacattaactgtacttagtgatgaaataatttatttttgataagggtcaatagcatgatttaaataaacgcatttaaatatagtccaaaaaaaattctagattttttaataaaaaaatggttattgtgcctcactcaacatagataggtatagtgtgtcgcggacttttttgttgatatttaaaagatctataattacttagaacattttatgcctctatcttttatagtttaggcagcgtacgcaaaataagtaacttttctggttgattttttaaaccttgcgtccgaaaatcccaaatatcttacggaaccttatatttttccaaaataaaaattagcctatgttcagcagaaataatgcaggattccaatggtaaaagaatttttcaaatcggtccagtagtttcggagcctattcgactcaaacaaacaaacaaacaaacaaacaaaaaatcaaatctttcctctttataatagtagtgtagatgatCATTATACGTATTCAAATCAACATGCGTTGTTTTGCCAACcgaaaagtataattattatccgTGAAATCTCCTGGAACTTAAATAGATGAGCGGTGCTCAAGTCCATTTGAGTGCATATTTAAAGGCTGTTGACCTTAATTTTTACAAAGTGATGAAAGAGTTTgttattttgtgatttttaccTTGTTGGTTGccatattgatattatttttattattttagttgacTAGCATTAAGGATAGCTGATGATTAATGTTTGTAAACAAACGTTTACAAAAATTCCTAAAGTAATAACAGCTGGGTATTACTAAGAGCTCTGAAAGTTACGTTAttacatcattataatattatttctgtttGATGAACATTATAACATAggttacttaatattatgataaataataataaatataatatttcctcaAATGAGTAATACAATAGATTTTAACGATGATCTATAGATCTTTGTGCTTGACCATGAAaatgattttaacaaattaaaattatttatctatATTGTTTTTACAGTTTCGACATAAGTTAGACATCAGCAATAAATTATAGTatgttttttatcattttagtATAATACATACGAGATCCGTTTAGTTTTTGTGGgaaatttatgtttattatcttTATTGTGGTTTGCTCAATAGgcttttaagggttccgtagccaaatggcaaaaaatggaacccttatagattcgtcatgtctgtcagtctgtctgtctgtctgtccgtatgtcacagccacttttctctaaaactataagagctatactattgaaacttggtaagtagatgtagtctgtaaaccgcattaagattttgatacaaaaatggaaaaatattaaaaattaataaataataggtacaactgaaacaaaaaaaaatcatgttatcTATGTGTGTGGGGACTGGGGccgtatctatggataggtcttcaaaaattatattgaggtttctagtatatttttttttacctgaatagtttgcgagagagactcttccaaagtggtaaaatgtgcgcCCCCCTcccctaacttctaaagtaggcatactaagtctaaaaaaatatattatactagctgttgcccacgacttcgtccgcgtcaacatagtataataacaaagatggatagtccgctaacaaaaatgaaaaaaagtaaaatataacctccgctttttggaagtcggttaaaaagtagcctaagttacaccttactacatcagctatctaccaaaaaaagtcccggcaaaatagctccagccgtttcagagattagccggaacaaacagacagacagacagacatacagacataaattgtaaaaaatgttgttttggtgtatgtatcgtatatagattcatatgcatgtagtaaaaaacggttctttcaatattacaaacagacacaccaattttatttatatgtataaatgtatagatgtatagacgataatatacattactataaaaactaccaaccaaaattggtttgaacgagatctagaaagtagtttttatacgtcataattggtaaaccttaatttaactttcatt
Proteins encoded in this region:
- the LOC121737442 gene encoding cuticle protein 2-like translates to MNLVVIAACFAVCQGAKLNRGYLPPESAKTAGGDGDILQTPFRSQEPLQDKSLPTRLPVGSYVNEFEGVVIDADSAGTRATHSGLGNPRETYGSTDSKVGEAAFRESILNANKGVNKQGGQNVPPNVNANNAKNKQHGHVLPNVAGVRQPLLQPGGHQIPVLEAERFHASRDRASNIINYQNDIGITDFNYAFQTDNGISAAEIGMAMDGVKSKGGYSYTGDDGQVYTISYTADEAGYRPQGSHIPTPPPIPAEILKALEQNAKDEAAGIVDDGSYDAKKYNTDRTKGNKPDNKHNTFERRPAFNTNSDSG